One stretch of Oncorhynchus tshawytscha isolate Ot180627B linkage group LG19, Otsh_v2.0, whole genome shotgun sequence DNA includes these proteins:
- the LOC112218207 gene encoding synaptotagmin-1 isoform X2, whose amino-acid sequence MPRWAIYTIFAVIVLLFLVCIIWVFVKYCCKSKKKRKNNPDHQINLQGVTGSTTTSLLTVGIKQATALPAMDLGGTSDPYVKVYITPNKSKTFETKVYRKTLNPIFNEHFTFEIDKAELNESTLVMKVFDFDRFSKHDIIGELRLQLGTIDWNHVIEEWKNLSEPSKSEDIILGEICFSLRYVPTSSKLTVVILEAKNLKSMDLGGSSDPYVKVQLALDKKKWKRKKTSVKKCTQNPYFNESFTFVVSFEQIQRLQLVISVWDHDKFTRNDAIGKIFLGCDATGNQQRHWADMLSNPRKPVAQWHNLFSSEQVDSILELKHSVRIPFINKNF is encoded by the exons A TGCCAAGATGGGCCATTTACACCATCTTTGCCGTCATCGTCTTGCTGTTTTTGGTGTGTATTATTTGGGTCTTTGTGAAATACTGCTGCAAGagcaagaaaaagagaaagaacaaCCCGGACCATCAGATCAATCTACAAGGGGTGACTGGTTCCACGACTACATCGCTA CTGACAGTGGGGATTAAACAGGCTACAGCACTGCCAGCTATGGACCTGGGAGGCACCTCTGACCCCTATGTTAAAGTCTACATCACCCCCAACAAGTCAAAGACATTCGAGACTAAGGTCTACAGGAAAACCCTTAACCCCATTTTCAATGAACACTTCACATTTGAG ATTGACAAAGCTGAGCTCAATGAGTCCACCCTAGTCATGAAGGTGTTCGACTTCGATAGGTTCTCCAAACATGACATCATCGGGGAGCTGAGGCTGCAGCTCGGAACCATTGACTGGAATCATGTGATCGAGGAGTGGAAAAACCTTAGTGAACCCTCCAAGTCTGAG GATATCATTCTGGGGGAGATCTGCTTCTCATTGCGTTACGTCCCGACCTCCAGCAAACTGACTGTTGTCATCCTGGAAGCCAAGAACCTAAAGAGTATGGATTTAGGGGGCTCATCAG ATCCCTATGTAAAAGTACAGCTAGCTTTGGACAAGAAGAAGTGGAAGAGAAAGAAGACATCTGTTAAAAAGtgcacacaaaatccctacttcAACGAATCTTTTACATTTGTGGTGTCATTTGAACAAATTCAA AGGCTTCAGCTGGTGATTTCCGTGTGGGACCATGACAAGTTTACCAGGAACGATGCTATTGGGAAGATCTTCCTGGGTTGTGATGCTACAGGGAACCAGCAGAGGCACTGGGCAGACATGCTGTCCAACCCCCGTAAGCCTGTGGCCCAGTGGCACAACCTGTTTTCCAgtgaacaggtggactccattctcGAACTCAAACACTCAGTCAGGATCCCCTTCATTAATAAGAACTTTTGA
- the LOC112218208 gene encoding cytosolic 5'-nucleotidase 1A, which translates to MDSMVRNPDVKQRDAAQAVVVAVSSDAIFTPEVEQVHGATEPLRKGDAFSFMKAIQVVNERLLTLNSDETLLFDVILLSNDSEEKHSRIIASAKHYGLDIGRFCFCNKEDSIESLQSNNVKLFLSTDTNDVCKALQKGVPAALLYHQTDPHHQTEDQLKVVFSGDVIGSSEEMLHGLREQGFTETQLQGFKTAKGSVKEFAILMGEMRRRFGLEGSPLCTGLMTAWSSRDVCASALKTLRGWGLLVDEAFCLAGAPRSPILNLVRPHIICLDGLYHMEGFTAMS; encoded by the exons ATGGATTCAATGGTGCGCAACCCGGATGTCAAGCAG AGAGACGCAGCTCAGGCTGTGGTTGTTGCAGTGTCATCAGACGCAATTTTTACCCCAGAAGTTGAGCAAGTCCATGGAGCAACAGAACCTTTGAGAAAGGGAGATGCTTTTTCTTTCATGAAG GCCATCCAGGTAGTGAATGAAAGACTGCTGACCTTGAACTCTGATGAGACATTGCTGTTCGATGTGATTCTGCTGTCCAATGACAGCGAAGAAAAACACTCACGGATCATTGCCAGTGCAAAACATTATG GTCTTGATATTGGCAGATTTTGCTTCTGCAACAAGGAGGATTCCATTGAGAGCCTGCAATCAAACAACGTGAAACTGTTCCTGTCAACGGATACTAATGATGTGTGCAAAGCCTTACAAAAAG GTGTTCCAGCAGCCCTACTGTACCATCAGACAGACCCACATCATCAGACAGAGGATCAGCTCAAAGTGGTGTTCTCGGGAGACGTGATTGGATCCTCAGAGGAGATGCTGCATGGCTTAAGAGAACAGGGCTTCACCGAGACCCAGCTGCAGGGCTTCAAAACTGCAAAG GGTTCCGTGAAAGAGTTTGCCATATTgatgggagagatgaggaggaggttTGGGTTGGAGGGCAGCCCCCTCTGCACCGGCCTGATGACAGCATGGAgctccagggatgtgtgtgccagCGCCCTGAAGACTCTACGAGGCTGGGGACTGCTTGTGGATGAGGCCTTTTGCCTGGCCGGAGCCCCTCGTAGCCCCATCCTTAACTTGGTACGGCCGCACATCATCTGCCTCGATGGCCTGTATCACATGGAGGGGTTCACTGCAATGTCATGA
- the LOC112218207 gene encoding synaptotagmin-1 isoform X1 → MPRWAIYTIFAVIVLLFLVCIIWVFVKYCCKSKKKRKNNPDHQINLQGVTGSTTTSLVQPDSDDANYGSAKNRGRLLYSLEYKAQELTVGIKQATALPAMDLGGTSDPYVKVYITPNKSKTFETKVYRKTLNPIFNEHFTFEIDKAELNESTLVMKVFDFDRFSKHDIIGELRLQLGTIDWNHVIEEWKNLSEPSKSEDIILGEICFSLRYVPTSSKLTVVILEAKNLKSMDLGGSSDPYVKVQLALDKKKWKRKKTSVKKCTQNPYFNESFTFVVSFEQIQRLQLVISVWDHDKFTRNDAIGKIFLGCDATGNQQRHWADMLSNPRKPVAQWHNLFSSEQVDSILELKHSVRIPFINKNF, encoded by the exons A TGCCAAGATGGGCCATTTACACCATCTTTGCCGTCATCGTCTTGCTGTTTTTGGTGTGTATTATTTGGGTCTTTGTGAAATACTGCTGCAAGagcaagaaaaagagaaagaacaaCCCGGACCATCAGATCAATCTACAAGGGGTGACTGGTTCCACGACTACATCGCTA GTCCAACCTGACTCGGATGATGCAAACTACGGCTCAGCTAAAAACCGTGGAAGACTACTCTACTCTCTGGAATACAAGGCACAAGAG CTGACAGTGGGGATTAAACAGGCTACAGCACTGCCAGCTATGGACCTGGGAGGCACCTCTGACCCCTATGTTAAAGTCTACATCACCCCCAACAAGTCAAAGACATTCGAGACTAAGGTCTACAGGAAAACCCTTAACCCCATTTTCAATGAACACTTCACATTTGAG ATTGACAAAGCTGAGCTCAATGAGTCCACCCTAGTCATGAAGGTGTTCGACTTCGATAGGTTCTCCAAACATGACATCATCGGGGAGCTGAGGCTGCAGCTCGGAACCATTGACTGGAATCATGTGATCGAGGAGTGGAAAAACCTTAGTGAACCCTCCAAGTCTGAG GATATCATTCTGGGGGAGATCTGCTTCTCATTGCGTTACGTCCCGACCTCCAGCAAACTGACTGTTGTCATCCTGGAAGCCAAGAACCTAAAGAGTATGGATTTAGGGGGCTCATCAG ATCCCTATGTAAAAGTACAGCTAGCTTTGGACAAGAAGAAGTGGAAGAGAAAGAAGACATCTGTTAAAAAGtgcacacaaaatccctacttcAACGAATCTTTTACATTTGTGGTGTCATTTGAACAAATTCAA AGGCTTCAGCTGGTGATTTCCGTGTGGGACCATGACAAGTTTACCAGGAACGATGCTATTGGGAAGATCTTCCTGGGTTGTGATGCTACAGGGAACCAGCAGAGGCACTGGGCAGACATGCTGTCCAACCCCCGTAAGCCTGTGGCCCAGTGGCACAACCTGTTTTCCAgtgaacaggtggactccattctcGAACTCAAACACTCAGTCAGGATCCCCTTCATTAATAAGAACTTTTGA